In a genomic window of Candidatus Omnitrophota bacterium:
- a CDS encoding tetratricopeptide repeat protein: MRNRSNLRRVLPNHPDANVRAELTRSHTALCFFILTGAVLLAYLSSLHGAFIMDDIGSIVENYSLRHLGQPWKAFWAPSQSSLAGRPLANFSFALNYAWCGLNPSGYHAVNIFLHALSANLVFGILRHLFSSEAVLPWCRNRAGTLSFLTALLWGLHPLNTEAVSYIVQRTELLAGFFMLTTLYCAIRSFRTGSSKFWAHAAIISCAAGVLSKEIAATTPLLVWIYDAIFVSRSFRHSLNRRRAFYAALASTWILLGALLVTAPRSWSVRTDYPLVSPRDYWLTQSAVITHYLRLALWPHPLVIDYYDWPVFHSWAPALPYLGLVLSLTVLTAYFLVRLRPLGFAGAWFFLILAPTSSILPIVTEIAAERRMYLPLISIAALFMVLLARLGSIPRLAKSRVARAFVIVPLATALAGSAWATAHRNTEYVDEIVLWRSGLNSRPGNARMWNNLGWTHDSRGESEQARACYERAIAEDPGYPEAYNNMGVWKMGKGDLSAAREYLTHAIRIHPDYADACFNLGKILLQDENYGMALSYLKRAVDIKPFDPDFHYRLGLAMLLAGRQDLAEVRLRSAAERFPDHFNTVYLLGRIYLDSKRSGEALSWLEKAVALKPAHAEALNQLGIAHMSLKQGKSAQIFFRRAIQAKSEYADALYNLAVCLAEEGTMDKCVDLLKRAAILAPERREIQTMLLFIQTQMRQTQTLSKPATPENTK, encoded by the coding sequence ATGAGAAACCGAAGCAACCTTCGCCGCGTCCTTCCTAACCACCCAGATGCCAACGTGCGCGCAGAACTTACCCGTTCGCATACTGCCCTGTGTTTCTTCATCCTGACCGGAGCAGTGCTCCTTGCGTACCTCAGCAGCTTGCACGGTGCCTTCATCATGGATGACATCGGTTCGATTGTCGAGAATTACAGTCTCCGGCACCTGGGCCAACCCTGGAAAGCCTTCTGGGCACCGTCTCAATCTTCCTTGGCCGGGCGTCCACTGGCCAACTTCAGTTTTGCTCTAAACTATGCCTGGTGCGGCCTTAACCCCTCCGGTTACCATGCAGTGAACATCTTCTTGCATGCTTTGTCTGCCAATCTCGTATTCGGCATCTTAAGGCACCTGTTTAGTTCTGAAGCTGTCCTCCCCTGGTGCAGAAATCGCGCCGGCACGCTGTCCTTCTTGACCGCCCTCCTCTGGGGCCTCCACCCTCTGAACACGGAAGCGGTCAGCTATATCGTCCAGCGCACCGAACTCCTGGCCGGCTTCTTCATGCTTACCACACTCTATTGCGCGATTCGCAGCTTCCGGACCGGCTCCTCCAAGTTTTGGGCGCATGCCGCCATTATCAGCTGCGCCGCCGGAGTTCTAAGCAAGGAAATCGCCGCCACCACGCCACTCTTGGTTTGGATCTATGATGCGATATTCGTCAGCCGGTCTTTCCGGCACAGTCTGAATCGCCGCAGGGCCTTTTACGCCGCTTTGGCATCTACCTGGATCCTTCTTGGGGCCTTGCTTGTCACTGCCCCCCGGTCCTGGTCGGTTCGCACCGACTACCCTTTGGTTTCTCCGCGCGATTATTGGCTTACGCAGTCCGCGGTGATCACGCATTACCTCCGGCTGGCGCTTTGGCCACATCCCCTGGTAATTGATTACTACGATTGGCCTGTGTTCCACAGTTGGGCTCCCGCTCTCCCCTACTTAGGGCTAGTCCTCTCTCTCACCGTCTTGACCGCATACTTCCTGGTTCGCCTGCGCCCTTTGGGATTCGCGGGGGCCTGGTTCTTCCTTATACTCGCCCCTACCTCCAGTATTCTTCCGATCGTCACCGAAATCGCGGCGGAGCGTCGGATGTACCTGCCTCTCATCAGCATCGCAGCACTCTTCATGGTTCTTCTGGCGCGCCTGGGGTCGATTCCCCGCTTAGCCAAAAGCCGAGTGGCCCGAGCATTCGTAATAGTGCCGTTGGCAACCGCATTGGCCGGTTCGGCATGGGCAACGGCTCACCGAAACACAGAATATGTCGATGAAATTGTCTTGTGGCGCTCCGGATTGAATTCCCGGCCGGGGAACGCACGAATGTGGAACAATCTCGGTTGGACGCACGACTCGCGCGGCGAATCCGAACAGGCAAGAGCCTGCTACGAGCGGGCCATCGCCGAAGACCCGGGTTACCCGGAGGCATACAACAATATGGGCGTCTGGAAGATGGGCAAGGGAGATCTTTCCGCAGCCAGGGAGTACCTTACGCACGCCATCCGAATCCATCCTGATTATGCCGATGCCTGCTTCAACCTCGGAAAAATCCTTCTCCAGGATGAAAACTACGGGATGGCCCTAAGCTACCTGAAGCGCGCGGTAGACATAAAACCTTTCGACCCCGACTTTCATTACCGGCTGGGCCTGGCAATGCTTCTGGCAGGCCGCCAGGATCTGGCCGAAGTCAGGCTTCGAAGCGCGGCCGAGCGGTTTCCCGACCACTTCAACACAGTCTACCTGCTCGGCAGAATCTATTTGGATTCAAAACGGTCCGGCGAAGCCCTCTCCTGGCTCGAAAAGGCCGTCGCTCTCAAACCTGCCCACGCAGAGGCGCTGAACCAACTGGGAATTGCACATATGTCTCTAAAACAGGGGAAATCGGCGCAAATTTTCTTCCGCCGGGCAATACAAGCGAAGTCTGAATATGCCGATGCCCTTTACAATCTGGCGGTTTGCCTCGCCGAGGAAGGCACGATGGACAAATGCGTTGATCTTCTCAAACGGGCAGCGATCCTTGCTCCAGAGCGCCGCGAGATCCAAACGATGCTTCTCTTCATCCAAACTCAGATGCGTCAGACACAAACCCTCTCCAAGCCCGCGACACCAGAGAACACAAAATGA
- a CDS encoding Txe/YoeB family addiction module toxin: MSWRLVFTKDAQKDAKKLSQAGLRSRAEKLLGLLSKNPFQTPPPYEKLVGDLEGAYSRRMNIKHRLVYEVLKDERTVKVIRMWTHYE; encoded by the coding sequence GTGAGTTGGAGACTCGTTTTCACCAAGGATGCGCAGAAGGATGCGAAAAAGCTTTCTCAGGCGGGTCTTCGGTCCAGGGCTGAGAAGCTCCTTGGGTTGTTAAGCAAGAATCCTTTCCAAACGCCTCCTCCGTATGAAAAACTGGTTGGCGACCTCGAAGGCGCCTATTCTCGCCGTATGAACATTAAGCACCGGTTAGTCTATGAGGTTTTGAAGGATGAGCGGACAGTCAAAGTCATCCGAATGTGGACCCATTACGAGTAG
- a CDS encoding type II toxin-antitoxin system Phd/YefM family antitoxin, with product MTNLTASKARAKLYKLLDEVASSHEPVQISGKRSDAVLVSAEDWRAIQETLYLVSIPGMRESIRKGLKTPIEKCGDEVKW from the coding sequence ATGACAAATCTGACAGCCAGCAAAGCAAGAGCAAAGCTTTACAAGCTTCTTGACGAGGTTGCCTCCTCCCATGAGCCGGTGCAGATATCGGGAAAGAGGTCTGATGCGGTGCTGGTTTCGGCCGAGGATTGGCGCGCGATTCAGGAGACTCTTTACCTGGTATCCATCCCTGGGATGAGGGAATCAATTCGCAAAGGTCTGAAGACTCCCATCGAGAAATGTGGCGATGAAGTGAAGTGGTGA
- a CDS encoding DUF86 domain-containing protein, translating to MPSDDRSSVVDIITAIEQIAEFVGNMSKEEFLDDYKTQAAVLHELMIIGEAAKRLSEGFRRDHKSVPWKMIAGMRDKLIHEYDAADIEEVWNTLKQDLPALQDYLKRLVSRKEDI from the coding sequence ATGCCGTCGGATGATAGATCCTCGGTCGTTGATATCATTACAGCCATTGAACAAATAGCTGAGTTCGTAGGTAATATGTCGAAGGAAGAGTTCCTGGATGACTACAAGACCCAGGCTGCGGTTCTCCATGAATTGATGATCATTGGAGAAGCAGCCAAGCGGCTGTCCGAGGGTTTTAGAAGAGATCATAAGTCAGTACCGTGGAAGATGATTGCCGGTATGAGAGACAAGCTGATTCATGAGTACGACGCTGCAGATATTGAAGAGGTGTGGAATACTCTCAAGCAGGATCTTCCGGCATTGCAGGATTACTTGAAGAGGCTAGTCTCCAGGAAAGAGGACATCTAG
- a CDS encoding nucleotidyltransferase domain-containing protein: protein MGLHIHPDYQEIVQFCQTWRIERFEFFGSVLREDFSPDSDVDVLVSFSSDAEWGIWDHLKMEEQLSEMLSRKVDLVSRRAVERSKNWIRREQILSNTEPYYAVG from the coding sequence TTGGGACTTCACATCCATCCTGATTACCAAGAGATTGTGCAATTCTGTCAGACCTGGAGAATTGAACGCTTTGAATTCTTTGGATCCGTTTTGCGAGAGGACTTCAGTCCAGACAGTGATGTGGATGTGCTCGTTTCGTTTTCTTCTGATGCAGAGTGGGGGATTTGGGACCATCTTAAGATGGAGGAGCAGTTGTCCGAGATGCTGAGTCGCAAGGTTGATCTAGTGAGCAGGAGAGCTGTCGAACGAAGCAAGAACTGGATTCGTCGGGAGCAGATACTGAGCAATACGGAGCCATACTATGCCGTCGGATGA
- a CDS encoding glutamate--tRNA ligase has protein sequence MSDTRVRFAPSPTGNLHVGGARTALFNWLFARSQGGKFILRIEDTDAERSKKEFEEEILASMKWLGLDWDEGPYYQSQRKEIYRSYARKLLDRGLAYEEEGPKGGKAVIYRNPKDPVEFKDLIRGKIRFEPESQKDIVLLKSDGTAAYNFAVVVDDAEMKISHVIRGEDHISNTPKQIPLYKALGFEVPEFVHIPLIVGMDRARLSKRTGATAVSDYREDGFLAPAMVNFLALLGWSPFAEGRGDAAGRHSKPLAGDKSRGSRHPEPREGICAEGDKFAELFSIDRAIELFDLSAVNKTAAAFDMRKLEWMNNQYIRKMPAGELLERVRPYWEAAGLLKPAPAEEHLLQLVGLLGERAHRIEDMVPTAGIFLSDEIKYDAKAVEKRLSDPAAFELLRELAARLEALGDFSAEGVEGVCRSLIEEKEIPGGALIHPVRVAVSGQAAGPSLWEMLAILGKEKTVRRLRDAENAVGTSRDFEGA, from the coding sequence GTGTCTGACACCAGAGTCCGCTTTGCTCCGAGCCCAACCGGAAACCTCCACGTCGGAGGCGCCCGCACCGCGCTCTTTAACTGGCTCTTTGCGCGCAGTCAGGGCGGCAAGTTCATCCTTCGCATTGAAGACACCGATGCCGAGCGCTCCAAAAAGGAATTCGAAGAAGAGATTTTGGCCAGCATGAAGTGGCTCGGGCTCGACTGGGATGAAGGGCCCTATTACCAGAGCCAGCGCAAGGAGATTTACCGCTCTTATGCGCGCAAGCTCTTGGACCGGGGCCTGGCCTATGAAGAAGAAGGCCCCAAGGGCGGCAAGGCCGTTATTTACCGCAATCCCAAAGACCCCGTTGAATTCAAAGATTTGATTCGCGGCAAGATTCGATTTGAGCCTGAATCGCAAAAAGACATTGTGCTGCTCAAGTCCGACGGCACCGCGGCCTATAACTTTGCCGTGGTTGTCGACGACGCGGAAATGAAAATCAGCCATGTGATTCGCGGTGAGGATCACATCTCGAACACCCCGAAACAGATTCCGCTTTACAAGGCCTTGGGCTTCGAGGTGCCTGAGTTTGTGCACATTCCCTTGATCGTTGGAATGGACCGCGCGCGGCTTTCCAAGCGCACCGGCGCCACGGCTGTATCCGATTACCGGGAAGACGGGTTTTTGGCCCCGGCCATGGTCAATTTCCTGGCCCTGCTCGGGTGGTCTCCTTTTGCGGAGGGACGCGGAGATGCGGCGGGCCGTCATTCCAAACCTTTGGCCGGAGACAAGAGCCGGGGCAGTCGTCATCCCGAGCCGCGCGAAGGGATCTGTGCGGAGGGCGATAAATTCGCCGAACTCTTTTCCATCGACCGGGCCATTGAACTTTTTGACCTTTCCGCAGTGAACAAGACCGCGGCCGCCTTTGACATGCGCAAGCTGGAATGGATGAACAACCAGTACATCCGCAAGATGCCGGCCGGAGAGCTTTTGGAACGCGTGCGGCCGTATTGGGAGGCTGCCGGGCTGCTCAAGCCGGCCCCCGCTGAAGAGCATCTGCTGCAGTTGGTTGGGCTGTTGGGTGAGCGGGCGCACCGCATCGAGGACATGGTGCCCACGGCTGGAATCTTCCTAAGTGATGAGATAAAATATGACGCCAAGGCCGTGGAGAAGCGCCTGTCCGATCCCGCGGCCTTTGAGCTTTTACGGGAGCTTGCCGCGCGTCTGGAGGCTCTCGGGGACTTCAGTGCCGAAGGCGTTGAAGGCGTTTGCCGCAGCTTGATCGAGGAGAAGGAAATTCCCGGAGGGGCGCTCATCCACCCGGTGCGCGTGGCTGTGAGCGGCCAGGCTGCCGGGCCCTCGCTGTGGGAAATGCTCGCCATCCTCGGCAAAGAAAAGACGGTGCGCCGGCTGCGCGATGCGGAGAACGCCGTGGGCACTTCCCGTGATTTCGAGGGAGCTTAG
- a CDS encoding 1-deoxy-D-xylulose-5-phosphate synthase, whose protein sequence is MNKTSILDRIESPDDLRKLKPELLPDLARELRERILQVVHQCDGHLASSLGAIELNIALQYVFNTPEDQIVWDMGYQAYSHKLMTGRRDQFHTLRTYKGISGFSNPAESEYDLFNTGHGGACVSLGLGLAAARDAAGKKHEVISIIGDAAMGAGMAFEALNHAGHLNKNFILVLNDNTWSIAKSVGALSKYLTRVMSSSHYNKVRDEVGGLLKKLPRDYGDMAIAVGKKLEESMKGLLGPGMLFEELGFRYFGPIDGHNLPDLIRTFEKISKLEGPRLLHVITKKGKGYAPAENAPERFHKPGPFVLGTGEPAPAQTSGVGYTKYFTKRLLELGEKDKRIVTVCAAMPLGTGTDEFARRYPERFFDAGLAEQHAVAFAGGLAKGGYIPVVAIYSSFVQRAFDQIFHDVALQNSHVVLCLDRASLVGEDGPTHHGLFDISFTRCLPRTTLMSPRDGRELEEMLEFAAYKVEGPVVIRYPREDVPDPPVFEKGRTPIELGKAELLCRGEEIALVAFGNGNDLALEVFKTLEEEGHKPTLVNARFAKPVDEALMWELAQSHSVMVTFEEGVLDGGFGSAVMESIETSSVANGEGPRAKICRIGIPNKFYEHGDRQSLLEETGLTPAQALAKIRACLTGVQPGV, encoded by the coding sequence ATGAACAAGACTTCCATTCTAGACCGTATTGAAAGTCCGGACGATTTACGCAAACTCAAGCCCGAGCTTCTGCCGGATCTGGCCCGTGAGTTGCGCGAGCGCATTCTGCAAGTGGTGCATCAGTGTGACGGGCATCTGGCCTCCAGTCTGGGCGCGATCGAGCTCAATATTGCCCTGCAATATGTCTTCAACACACCTGAGGATCAAATTGTGTGGGATATGGGCTATCAGGCCTATTCGCACAAGCTCATGACCGGCCGCCGGGACCAGTTTCACACCTTGCGCACCTATAAAGGCATTAGCGGCTTCAGCAATCCGGCGGAGAGCGAGTACGATCTTTTCAATACCGGCCACGGCGGGGCTTGCGTGTCCCTGGGCCTGGGCCTGGCAGCGGCGCGCGACGCGGCAGGCAAGAAGCACGAAGTCATTTCCATTATCGGCGACGCAGCCATGGGCGCGGGCATGGCCTTTGAGGCCCTGAATCACGCCGGGCATCTCAACAAGAATTTTATCCTGGTTCTCAATGACAACACCTGGAGCATTGCCAAGAGTGTGGGAGCGCTGAGCAAGTATCTCACGCGCGTGATGAGCTCTTCGCATTACAACAAGGTGCGCGATGAAGTCGGAGGGCTATTGAAGAAGCTGCCCAGGGATTACGGCGACATGGCCATTGCGGTGGGCAAAAAGCTCGAGGAGAGCATGAAGGGTTTGTTGGGCCCGGGCATGCTCTTTGAAGAATTGGGATTTCGTTATTTTGGGCCGATTGACGGCCACAACCTGCCGGACTTGATCCGCACCTTTGAGAAGATCAGCAAACTCGAGGGGCCGCGCCTTTTGCATGTGATCACCAAAAAGGGCAAGGGGTATGCGCCGGCCGAAAATGCCCCGGAGCGCTTTCATAAGCCCGGTCCTTTTGTGTTGGGAACCGGGGAGCCCGCACCTGCGCAGACAAGCGGTGTGGGTTATACCAAGTATTTCACCAAGAGGCTCTTGGAACTCGGAGAGAAGGACAAGAGGATCGTGACGGTCTGCGCGGCCATGCCTTTGGGAACAGGCACGGATGAGTTTGCCCGCCGTTATCCGGAGCGTTTCTTTGATGCGGGCTTGGCCGAGCAGCATGCGGTGGCCTTTGCCGGCGGCCTGGCTAAGGGCGGGTACATCCCTGTGGTGGCGATTTACTCGAGCTTCGTGCAGCGCGCTTTTGACCAGATCTTCCACGATGTGGCTTTGCAAAATTCGCATGTGGTCCTGTGTTTGGACCGGGCCAGTTTGGTAGGAGAAGACGGGCCCACGCACCACGGTCTTTTTGATATTTCCTTTACGCGTTGTCTGCCGCGCACCACTCTGATGTCTCCGAGGGACGGCCGGGAGCTGGAGGAGATGCTGGAATTTGCTGCTTATAAGGTGGAAGGCCCTGTGGTCATCCGGTACCCGCGCGAAGATGTGCCCGATCCTCCGGTGTTTGAGAAAGGCCGGACGCCCATTGAGCTGGGTAAGGCGGAGTTGCTTTGCCGGGGCGAGGAGATTGCCTTGGTGGCATTCGGCAACGGCAATGATTTGGCTCTGGAGGTGTTCAAGACGTTGGAAGAGGAAGGGCATAAGCCGACTCTGGTCAACGCCCGCTTTGCCAAACCTGTGGACGAGGCCTTGATGTGGGAGCTGGCCCAGTCCCACTCTGTGATGGTGACTTTTGAAGAAGGAGTGCTGGACGGGGGTTTTGGCTCGGCGGTTATGGAGTCCATTGAAACGAGCTCCGTGGCCAATGGCGAAGGCCCGCGCGCCAAGATCTGCCGCATCGGTATCCCCAACAAGTTCTATGAGCACGGCGACCGTCAAAGCCTCTTGGAAGAGACCGGCCTCACGCCTGCCCAGGCCCTGGCCAAGATCCGCGCGTGTTTAACCGGAGTTCAGCCGGGTGTCTGA